TCCTTCCGTTATGCTGAGCACCATAGCCTTCATATCCTCTCCGACCTTAAACTCGGCGGGACAGACGAGGTTCCCCACATTCTCGATGATCAGCATGTCGAGGTCTCGAATCGGAATTTCCGTCAGGACCTCGCTGATCATGTTGGCGTCGAGGTGACAGGCACCGCCCGTGTTGATCTGTACGACGGGTACGCCCGTGTTCTGTATGCGCTCGGCATCATCGGTGCCGGCTATATCGCCCTCGATGACCGCGATCCTCTTTCTGCCCTTCACCTCGAGGATCGTCCTCTCGAGGAGCGTCGTCTTCCCCGCTCCGGGCGCACCCATGAGGTTTATCACAAAAACACCGGATTCCTTAAACCGCCTCCTGTTCTCCTCGGCCAACCGTTCGTTCGCCTCGAGTATCCTCGAACGACCTTCACTTTCATTAATGAACCTCCATATCAGCAATCTCCATCTCGTAACCTCTCAGTATCTTGAATGC
This region of Thermodesulfovibrionales bacterium genomic DNA includes:
- the hypB gene encoding hydrogenase nickel incorporation protein HypB — its product is MLIWRFINESEGRSRILEANERLAEENRRRFKESGVFVINLMGAPGAGKTTLLERTILEVKGRKRIAVIEGDIAGTDDAERIQNTGVPVVQINTGGACHLDANMISEVLTEIPIRDLDMLIIENVGNLVCPAEFKVGEDMKAMVLSITEGHDKPLKYPLMFQESSALVLNKIDLMPYMSVDIEKIKRDAISLNPALEIFEVSCRTGEGLARWTEWLSGLR